The sequence below is a genomic window from Terriglobales bacterium.
GCCGCCATCGGCAACGAGCGTCGATTCCCTGCTGAAAGATGCCGCCAAGCTGCGCGTCGGCGGACTGGAGGCGACGGCCATCCACACCCCCGGGCACACCGAGGGCAGCTCCTGCCTCTACTTCCCCGCCGAAAAGAAGCTGATCGCGGGCGACACGCTGTTCGCGGGCTCGATCGGGCGGACCGACCTGCCGGGCGGTTCGTTCGAGAAGATCATCGACTCGCTGCAGTCGCGGCTGCTGGCGCTACCGGATGACACGCTGGTCATCCCCGGGCACGGGCCGGCCACGACCATCGGCGAGGAGCGCGAGACGAATCCCTTCCTCATCCGCAAATGAAAAGCGCCGGCGAGTCGCCGGCGTGTAGTTGGGGACCGCCTCTAGAGTGCGTTGTAGACCTTGAGGATCTTGGGCGAGACGTATTGCTCGTCCGGCGGCTTGAAGCCGGGCATGCCCTTGGCGATGCGCAGCGCCGCTTCGGCGTCGTTGTAGAGCTTGCGGTCGGTCGCGCCGCCCAGGTAGTACCGGGTGAGCTTGCTGACGCCCGAGAAGAAATACCCAAGCGCCTTCTTGGAGCCGTTGACGTTCTGGTAGTCCTTGATGTGGGTCTCGGCCTCGGTGTATGCGCCCTTGTAATACTCGCCGATGGCGCGCAGCA
It includes:
- a CDS encoding MBL fold metallo-hydrolase — translated: PPSATSVDSLLKDAAKLRVGGLEATAIHTPGHTEGSSCLYFPAEKKLIAGDTLFAGSIGRTDLPGGSFEKIIDSLQSRLLALPDDTLVIPGHGPATTIGEERETNPFLIRK